The Arachis duranensis cultivar V14167 chromosome 9, aradu.V14167.gnm2.J7QH, whole genome shotgun sequence genomic sequence TATATAACCCTCTAACAAGAGGAATTCCTCGAGGGTTTGCGTTCAGTCCTGTGGAATCACTATTCTTGCATGGTTTACATAAGCTCAAGAAAGCTTATATTCAAGGAATGCGGGAAGTATATATTGATGCTCCAAATCTTGAGAGCTTACATTATAATCTTCATCCAGATGCATCTTTCAAGCTGAATTTATATAATTGCACAAATTTGAGATTGTTGTGCTTATGGAATTTGAGGAGCATTGACATTGGAGACAAATGGTTTCTTAAACTATTTTCTAAATTTCCTTTCCTTGAGAGTTTGGAACTAGACAATTGCTCTATGTCTCAGAGGATTAATATTTCGAGTGCTCAACTCAAGGTTTTGAAGTTATCATACTGCTCTAACTTGGAGGATCTTAACATTGATGCtcaaaatttattatcatttgcGTATGAGGGAAACAACCAACCTGGTATATCTTTTCAGAAAAGTTCTAATCAATTGGAAGTCAATTGTTTTAGCGATGTGGATTTTCGGGACCTTTATAGCTTGAGGAAATTTGTCCAAAACATTAAACCCCAAAAGATTTGGGCATCGGTCTCCCTCTTTATCCGTTCGTCAGTTCTAGTATGTATACACTTGCTATTACATTGGTTCATTCTGGTTGCATAtgcctattttatttatctgtttGTTTGTCTGAATTCTGTAGATTAAACCAGAGCAGAGTGCGTTGCAAGTTTCATCTATTCCTCCAACTATAAAAAGCTTGGAATTACAGTTTTCTCCGAAAAATGAAGCTCACTATTTCCCTTTTATAAATTACTTGCTTTCAAGTTGCTGCCCGAACTCTATTTCATTGAATTTTCGCTCTTATCTTCATAGTAAAGAATTCATTGAGGTATGTCATTATCCTCAAATTTTCTGAGTCTTGCATTTACAACGACAACAATACTTCCATCCCAGCAGTGACTGTATAATGTGTTCTTTCTAACTCCGTTTGTTATTTTGCAAAAAACAACAGTTTTTGTATGAGATACTGATGGGCAGAAAGGAAGGGAAGTGCCACTGCAATTCAAGTAATACAAAATGTTGGTGGCATGCCTTGAAGATTGTCAAGGTTATTTGTACCTTCAAGATTGATGAGAACGCTGATTTTAAGACAATGTTAGATGCATTGCCAACATGTCATGCTGATGAAAATATTGGTTTTATCTTAGAACTGTATTCAACTGATTGACATTACTTATTTGGTTTATAATGTTGGCGTTGCTGCTGTATTAGGATAATGAGTATGTACTTAAGTGCTTACATGTATATATCAATGTTCTACAACATTATCTCTCTTTATAAGGTAACATAGATGTGAATGTACATGTTTagaattttctctttttacgaaaaaaattaaagcgaTTGATTTATATTCACTGTTACGTTAAAGCATATAATATAAAGTTAAAAACTAATCCTGTGGAAGCAAATGTAAGTGTGTTTGAAAtgtcatattattattaaaatatactagattaatatacaaaaaaatcaaaataaactaattattatTTGCTAAGTACTCTAGTTGTTAGTTCCTTCTCACTCTGTATATTAGtacaatttaataaattttatatgagCAATATTATAGAACTAGTATAGCTTTTTCAACaattaatcaataatatttaaaaatagatttgaatactttaaatcttaaattttattttagagaataaaatgtgatctcttactatttattttataggtgggaccaaaagaaaatatgagagagaaatcaATTTTGAGAAATCACAGTTTAccaatgaaaattcaaaatttaaaaaattcaaaatttttaaaaatattggttAAAAATATAGTGCTAGACTGCTAAAATaaaagtgttggattgttagCTAAAAGTATTGaccaatataaattaaaattgctaGCCTCaaacttttttcattttatatttataaaaaagttaaattatctttatatattttcttcATATTTGTAATGAGATGTTTACACttaaaaaagttttcaattaaatctgtgcactaatttttaatttattattaaatctctattaacaataaatattacaaaaatattttcatccaTCTTACAATATTAACTATTAATAAATATGTCTTGGTATATTTTATTAAGTCAAATacttttaaaacaataaaaatataattataaatttaaaacaagataaaaactcaattaaaaaaaattttaaatataaaaatgtagTTATGACAcacaataatttaatattataaattaaaaaattaataatttttattgataaataatatataattaaatatttatattaaattcttTTACATTATttgtacataaaaattaaattttaataaaaatatatattaatatacacaaaataaagGTAAATTACACAGAtaaattggttatgaaaaaattacataaatatccTAAACTGAATTTAATTACGTGCATGTCTTGTTTAATTTTGTATGTAAATCGAATTAACTAAAAtcgatttatatttttttaatataaatcgaataaaattgatttgattttatcAACCAACTTCATTCAAATTTACTATTGCACAAcacataaattaaatttagtttttatttaaattaaaataaataaaaataaaaattcatattttgtattttagtttaaattttaaaaaatttatatttttacaaatttataaatttaaaatggaaTAATAAACgacttctaaaaatttattaaaaatcatattttaactttttagtatataaagaATTATTACTGAGACTTTTAATGTTGAAAAAGTTATTATAAAGTATAATTCTCAAAAGATAGTTTAGGAATGGGTAAGTatggttttgatttttaaagtttttcgCCAGAATCGAAACCGTCCTTCATCTAATTTTCGATTTAAAATTGTCCTTAacgtttttttcgtattaaaattgtccttttaatttttttggacaaaaataccctcacCACAACCAACACAATTACCTTCTCCACCatcaccaacaccaacaccaacccCACCGCTACAACCAgcaccatcaccaccaccaacaccaacaccaacaccaacaccaacaccaacaccaaccaACACCAACACTAAGAACATCAAACAATATCAACTTCTTCCATTCAGAAATCAAATCAGattcaacaagaacaaaaaccaGATTCAACAAAACCAACAACAGTTCATAAATCAAATCAGattcaacaagaacaaaacTAACAATGATTCAACAAATCAAATCAGATTCAACAAATCAAGAAATAGAAGAcgaagcagaaacagaaatcGAAGCAAGAAGCAGAGGCGTCGAGGAGTAGCGGAGCAGAAGCCGACGACGAGGAGGTCACGGTNNNNNNNNNNNNNNNNNNNNNNNNNNNNNNNNNNNNNNNNNNNNNNNNNNNNNNNNNNNNNNNNNNNNNNNNNNNNNNNNNNNNNNNNNNNNNNNNNNNNNNNNNNNNNNNNNNNNNNNNNNNNNNNNNNNNNNNNNNNNNNNNNNNNNNNNNNNNNNNNNNNNNNNNNNNNNNNNNNNNNNNNNNNNNNNNNNNNNNNNNNNNNNNNNNNNNNNNNNNNNNNNNNNNNNNNNNNNNNNNNNNNNNNNNNNNNNNNNNNNNNNNNNNNNNTCTCCCCTCTTCCCCAACGCGTTTTCTTCCCTCCCCACTCGTTACAcgcgttttttttttaattttatcttttattattaaaataggaATAGAGGTAGTTtaggaataatataaaaaattttattaaaaaggacgattttaatacgaaaaaaacgttaaggacgattttaaatagaaaattagaTGAGGGACGGTTTTGATGCTGGCAAAAAACTTTAAGGACCAAAACCATACTTACCCTTTTAGGAATTAAAACTTGAGATTATGTAGAATAAGAAGTAACAAAtacttatataatttaaaaaataataaaaatattaaattatttaaattatcatttaatttgtaaaattaagtGTAAAAAACACCTTAATGacattatgtattattttttagggGTACTCTACTGTACAGATTGGAGTAGTACAGAATGAGAGTATAATtccttttatagttattttttattattttattatta encodes the following:
- the LOC107464181 gene encoding putative F-box/FBD/LRR-repeat protein At1g78760, with protein sequence MDQISGLPEAILHDILARLLDRDSARTSVLSKAWKETWSTFPILSICSDQHFKREDVTVDNYHSKIDKVIDYVGRRSLRLRDLGLAIKEFKLIMDYVDYMCMAHHVDLWMKMAIESGGEVLHLQLRLPGRYAWRYSPDRFYELPLCVIESKSLTKLVLMGGIRVDQAFLTHSIKLYSVRIIKLCNLLFAHERIIQRLISRCPLIEDLTVIDCAVYNPLTRGIPRGFAFSPVESLFLHGLHKLKKAYIQGMREVYIDAPNLESLHYNLHPDASFKLNLYNCTNLRLLCLWNLRSIDIGDKWFLKLFSKFPFLESLELDNCSMSQRINISSAQLKVLKLSYCSNLEDLNIDAQNLLSFAYEGNNQPGISFQKSSNQLEVNCFSDVDFRDLYSLRKFVQNIKPQKIWASVSLFIRSSVLIKPEQSALQVSSIPPTIKSLELQFSPKNEAHYFPFINYLLSSCCPNSISLNFRSYLHSKEFIEFLYEILMGRKEGKCHCNSSNTKCWWHALKIVKVICTFKIDENADFKTMLDALPTCHADENIGFILELYSTD